One Mycolicibacterium sp. ND9-15 genomic window, AGCAGTTGGTCTAAACGGTCAAGATCGACGGTGAGACCTTGTATCTGGTGGGCGAGCGTGTCGATGCCGTCCAGCGAGTCGAAGATCGACCGCAGCGACCAGCAGATCGGGATGTTGAAGCAATGTGGCTCCCAATAGAAGTAGTTGCGCAACGGGCGGAAGAAGTCATCGAAATCGGCGATGCTGTCGCGCAAGTCACTAGTGGTGTCTGCCATCTCGTGGGTCCTGCCAACCATGCTGTGCGTGGTCTCGGTCATCTCCTTGGTAATGGTGTACATGCGTTCCATGTTGGCGACGGTCTTGCTCATCTCGTCGGCCTGTTCAAGCATCTGCGCGGAGTTGTCGTTGTTGAACTTCGCCGCCTGAAGGGTGCCGGCGTTCTGCGCGCCCAGCAGAAAGGGGATGTTGCTGTGCTCGATCGGTGAGCCCAGAGGACGGGTAATGGTCTGCACCCGGTCGATGCCCCGCATGTGAAATACCTCTTTGGCGACCCGTTCGATCACGAGCATGTCTGCAGGGGTGCGCAGATCATGATCGGCCTCGAGCATCAACAGTTCGGGGTTCATCCGGGCCTGGGAGAAATGGCGGTCCGCGACGGCCATGGCTCGGTTGGCGGGCATTTCTTCGGGAGTGAACTTCTGGTCGTTGTACTGCGGCACATACGTCATCAGGCTGACGAAGCCGACGGCGGCGACCATGCTCGTCACCAGGATGATCGGAATGGGCCAGCGAACGGTGATGGTGCCGACCTTGCGCCAGTTCCGCGTCGACAGTTCCCGCTTGGCGTCGAGGAGTCCGAACTTCGACGCCACGGTGAGCACCGCCGGCGCCAGTGTCAAAGCCACGGCGATGACCACGAGAATCGCGATCGCACAGGGTAATCCCATGGTCTGGAAGTACGGCAGCCTGGCCATCGTCAGGCACAGCAAGGCGCCGACGATGGTTAACCCAGATCCCAGGATGACGTGCGAGGTGCCACTGTAGGAAACGTAGAACGCCTCTTCCCGATCGAGGCCTTTCGCCCTCTCCTCCTGATATCGGCCCCATAAAAAGATCACATAATCCGTTACGGCGGCCAAGGACAGCATCGTCACCATGCTCACCGCGTACGGGGTCAGACCGATGATGTCCAAATTGCCGAAGGCGGCCGTAACACCCATTGCGGCAAAGAGTCCCAGCCCGATGACGACCATGGACACGAGCATCGTCACGACCGAGCGGTAGATTATGAGCAGCATCGTGATGATGATCGCGACAGACACTATCTCCATCGTCCTCATGCTCTGATGCCCAGCCACGCTGGTGTCGGCATTGAGAACCGTGTTGCCGGCGACATGGGCCGTGATACCCGGCGGCGGGGGAACCGAAGCAACGATGTCGCGTACGGCGGCCACCGATTCGTGGCTCGCGGTGGTGCCCTGCGAGCCGTTGAGGAAGATCTGCACGTAGGCGGACTTGCCGTCCACACTCTGCGAGCCCGCCGCAGTCAGCGGATCACTCCAGAAGTCCTGAACGTTCTGCACATGCTGATCGGCCTCGAGTTTGGCGACGATCTCGTCGTAGAACTTGTGCGCGGCATCGCCGAGTTCGTCCTCGCCCTCCAGCACGACCATCGCGGTGGAGTCCGAATCGTACTGCTCAAACACCTTGCCGATATTCAGCATCGCCTTGTATGACGGCGCGTTCGTCGGGCTCAGCGGCACCGACCTGGTCGCCGCGACTTCGCCCAGTGACGGGACCAACGTGCCCAGACCGATCACGACGAGCACCCAGAACAAAAGGATCGGCACCGAAAAGACCCGAACCATCCGACCGAGGAGTGGCCGGTGAGATTTCGTGTGCGCCTCGCTCATACGGATTTCACCAAGCAGTAGATGAACGGCTTGACTGCATCGGTACTCGCCCTCTCGTCGCGCACCTCTCCGTCGACGGTCACCCGACACCCGAGATCACTGACGTCGCGGTCGCCTTGCGCCATGATGTTCGCCGACATCGACGTCAGCGTCGTCACAATGGTGAATGACCATGGCAGCGGGGCGTTTTCGATGAGGTTCGGTTGACCATGTTCGTCGAGGTAGTTGACGTTCACGGTGCCCCCGGACCCGATCACCTCGTACGTGATGTACTTCGGGTTGAAGTTTGAGGTGAAACCGGACCCTTCTGCCGTTGGCGGAGATGTGACTCCCAATTCGCGGATACGAACGATGACATACGCGCCCACGGCCACGACCACCACAAGCAGTAGCGGGATCCAGAACCGTTTCAATACTCGGTACACCGTGCGCATCCCTTCCATCCAGGCCAACCACGTAGAGACGTGCGCGTGTCTTTGACCGGTCCGGCGCGACGGCGGAACCCGAGTTCCGTGTCGCGCGCTGCGGAGCACTTTACTCCGAACCGAGGCCGCGCGATCGGCAGATGCTTGTGTGCACCCGACCGGCGGCCCCGCGTGCGCTCAGATTGCGCTCACGCAGGCCGCTACTCGCAGTTTCTCTGCGTGAGCACAATCGGTTCGGCGACGACCGCACCGAAATCGCCAGGGAATATATGTATGTGCTATGCATACTTAGTGCCGCCTTCCCGATACGAACAACTCGACGAACTGCTGACCCGCCTGGCGGTCGCGCGGCAGCGACCCGGTTGGCGTGATCGAATTCTCGGCGGTGCCGGCCCGCTCACCAGCGCATCCACCGTGCGAGTGCTGCGCGCGGTCGAGCAGTGCCAACAGCTTTCCGACGGCGCGTCGATCCGGGAGGTCGCCGACTTCCTGGCCGTCGAGCACTCGACCGCAAGCCGGTCGGTGGCCGCCGTCGTGGCCGCGGGCCTGGTGACCAAGTCGTCGGCGGCCGACGACCAACGGCGGTGCACGCTGGTGCTGACCGACGCGGGGCGCCAGGCGCTGGGCACCGTGGCCGACCGGCGGAGCGAGTTGGTCGCGGAGATGATCGCCGACTGGCCCGACACCAGGGTCGACACCCTGGTCGATCTGCTCGATCGGCTGACCGAGCGGTTCGAACGGGCGGCCGCCCGATGACGGCCGAGGCCGTCGCCCCGCCGCGGCCGCGCGGTGCGCTGGGGCTGATCTTCGACTCGGTGTTCGGCGCGCTGTTCTGGGGCAAGATCTTCTCGGTCGTCGCGGTGTGGACGCACGGCATCGTCGCGGCGATCGTGATGTACGACGCGACGAAGTCGGCGCTCATGGTGGGGATGGTCGGCGTCGTCCAGTTCGCGCCGCAGTTGATCCTCAGCCCCACCAGCGGCAAATGGGCCGACATCGGGGATCCGGCGCGGCAGATACTGCTCGGCAGGGTGCTGTGTGTGGCCGGATCGGGATTGACGGCGGCGTGGCTGTTCGCCGACCCGGCGCAGGACGGGATCTCGGCGGCCATGCCCGTGCTGCTGGGCACCCTGCTGGTCGGGTTCGGCTTCGTGGTCGGCGGACCCGCGATGCAGTCGATCGTGCCGAACCTCATTCGCGACGGCGAACTCTCGACTGCCATGGCGCTCAACAGCTTTCCGATGACAATCGGGCGCATCGTCGGGCCCGCGGCCGGGGCGTACATCGCGGCGCACACGGGTCCGGCGGCGGCGTTCGCGGTCAGCGCAGTGCTGCATCTGGTGTTCGCCTTCTTCCTCGTCGCCGTTCGGTTTCCCGCCAAGCCTGCCCGGGCCGTCGACACGGACTACCGCGTGCGCGTGGCCATCAGATACGTCTGGCGCGACCGTCCGCTCTTCCTGGCACTGGTCGCGGTGGCGACGGTCGGGTTGGCGTCCGACTCGTCGATCACGTTGACGCCGTCGATGGCCGACGCACTCGGCGGCGACGCCCGCCTGGTCGGCACTCTGTCAGCGGTCTTCGGTGTCGGAGCGGCGGTCGGCATGGCGGTGCTCGCGCTGATGCGCGGCAGGATGCCGTCGCACAAGGTATCGGCGATCGGGATGGCAGGGCTCGCGGCCGGTTGTGCGGTGCTGACCGCGGCGGCGGCGCCCGCGGTCGCGATCGCCGGGTTCACGCTCGCCGGCCTCGGGTTCGGCTGGGCGATGACCGGCCTCAGCACCGTCGTGCAGGAGCGTGCGCCCGAGCAGTTGCGCGGCCGGATCATGGCGCTGTGGCTGGTCGGGTTCCTCGGCTCACGGCCGATCGCCGCGGCGCTGCTGGGTGGCACCGCCGACGCCTTCAACGTGCAGGCCGCCTTCGCCGTCGCCGCGGTGTTGTGCGTGACGGCCGCTCTGTGGTGCCGGCCGGCCAGGCTCGTCGGCCCGCTACCCGCGCCCGTGTAACCCGATGCGCCTCAGGTGTTTTCGGCGGCGGCCGTCCTGGCCCGCTCCGTCATCGACGCGATCACTCCGCCGTCGTTCAGGATGTCCGTGCCGGTGAGGTACCCGGCTTTGGCACTCGCGCAGAAGGCGAGCAGCTCGGCCATCTCCTCGGGCTTGCCCCACCGCGGTACGGCGGCATCGGCGACCATCGCACCGGCACCCGCCTGCTCCTCGAGCCTGCCCATCTCGGTGTCGATGGATCCTGGCGAAACCGAGACGACGCGCAGGCCCTTGCCGTTGAACCGCTCGGCCTGCGAGGTGCTGTACCACCGGACGAAGCTCTTGCTCAGCGCGTAGGCGATTCCCGACCGCGCCTCCTCGGGAACCACGTCGCATGCGGCCAGCATGTCGGCCATGAATGCGTCTTGATCCGTCATCGCCTGGGGGAACTGGCTTTTCGGGATCATCTCGTCAGGCAGCATGTGCGCGGCCATCGACGCCACGTTGACGATCGCGGCGCCTTCATCCGCCGTCTCGAAGAACGTCTCGTCCACGTTGACGGTGCCGAGGGCGTTGGTGCGCATGACGTACGCGGCATCGCCCATGCTGGGACTCACACCCGCGGCGTGGATCACCGAGGCGATGGTGCCGAGGTTCGCCGCGGTCTCGAACAGGCGGTTGACCGCCGGGCGGCCGGTGACGTCGCAGTGCACCACCGTGGTCATGATGCCCAGGTCGGCCAGCGTCGCCGCCGCGCTGTCGAGCCGGTCCTTTCGCACGTCGCAGAGGACGACGGTGTGGTCCCGGCCGACGATCTCAGCCGTCGCCTGCCCCATGCCGCCCGCGCCACCGGTGATTATCGACACTCGACTCATGTCGGTGACCGTATACCGCAAGCGTTACGGGACGCCCGACCGGCCCGGTGCGTCAGACGCCCGCTGCGCGTTCCAGCTCTTTCAGCGACGTCTCGAGATGGCCGAGCAATCGCTGCAGGCTGGGGACACTGCGGCGGTCCCCGACCAGCCCGAAGTCGAGGTTTTCGGCGTTGTTGGCCAACGTGATGTTGAGCGCCTGGCCGTCGAGCGGGATCGAGAACGGGTAGTTGCCGTCGAGCCGGGCACCGTTCCAGTACATCGGCTCCTTGGCGCCCGGCACGTTGGAGATCACGATGTTGAACGGCGGCGGGGCGGTGGCGACGAAACCCGGCAGCAGCCCGAGCGCCACCCCGCCGACCAGCAACGCCGACACCGCAAGCTGTTGTAGCCGAGGCAGTTCGGAGTAGACGTTCTTGTTGTTGCGCATCGAGGCGGCGATGGCTTCCAGCCGCCGCACCGGATCCTCTACGTCGGTGGCGAGATTGCACAGGATGGCACCGACCAGGTTGCCGCCGCCCTCGGCGTCCTTCTCGTTGCGCAGATTCACCGGCACCATCGCCACCAGCGGCGTGTCCGGCAGAGCGTTCTCCTCGGCGAGGTACTCGCGCAGCGCCCCCGCGCACATCCCCAGCACGACGTCGTTGACGGTCACCCCGGCCGCGCGCTTGACCTTCTGAATCCGCTCCAGTGCCCAGGACTGTGCGGCGACGCGGCGGGCCCCGCCGATTCTGACGTTCAACATGGTCTTCGGCGCGCGGAACGGAAGTGTGAGTTCCTGTTCGAGCAGCGCGGCGCGTGCCAACGAGAGCGTGGTCGGCGCGATGCCGGCGACGGAACCCGCGACCTGGCCCACCGTCTGCAGCAGGGAGGGTCCGGCCTTGGAACCGGTCCGGCGCCGCGGCGGCAGGCTCCAGGGGGCGCGCAGCTCGGTGTCGTCCGGGTCGGTCGTCAGCGTGCGCTGCATCAGCTTCATCGCCGAAACGCCGTCGATCAGTGCGTGGTGGGTTTTCGTGTAGACCGCGAAGCGCCCGTCATCGAGGCCCTCGATCAGATGCGTCTCCCACAACGGGCGATGGCGGTCGAGCAGCGTGCCGTGCAGCCGCGAGGTCAGCGCCAGCAGCTCCCGCACCCGACCGGGCGCGGGCAGCGCCGAGCGGCGCACGTGGTAGTCGAGATCCACCTCCTTGTCGAACGACCACACCAGGTTGGTGAGGCCGCCGAAGAACGCCGGGTGCTTGCGGAAGGTGGGCTGAATGTCGGTCTCTTCGAGCAGGACGTCGTAGATCTCGTGCAGGAATTCCGACCCGGTCCCGTCCGGCGGCGCGAACAACTGCAAACCGCCGACATGCATTGGATGCTCCCGGGATTCGCCGAGCAGGAAGATCAGGTCGGTCGGTGATATCGGTTGCATGCGGCCTCCGCGTCGATGCTCGAAGCTTCGTCTGTCCGTTCCGGCGGCCGCGTCATCCGACGGCGGACGTCGAGGCCGGCGCGGAGTCCCCCTGCGGTTCGTTGGTGGTCATCAACCGGACGATCTCCTTGCGGTCCGCCTCAGACGGTAGTCCCATGTCGGGCTCGTAGCCGTACACCTCGCGCAATGCCGTGGAAGTGGTCCGGGTGTGGAGGATGTCCACCGCGTCCGCATTGATGAGGCCGGGGTGCTCCACACCGCACGCCTCGGCCACCTTCACCAGATCGCGGCGCAGCGTCCTGATGTAGTTCGCGACCCGCTCGGCCTTGAGCTCCGGCACCAGCCCGCGGGCCAACCACTGGTTCTGGGTGGCGACCCCGGTGGGGCACTTGTCGTTGTGGCATACCTGGGCCTGGATGCAGCCGATCGCGAGCATCGCCTCCCGCGCGACGTAAACCATGTCGCAGCCGAGCGCGAAACCCACGACGGCGTTGTCCGGCAACCCGAGCTTGCCGGCGCCGATGAAGACGACATCGTCGCTCAGGCCCCGCTCGGCGAAGATCCGGTACACCCGGGCGAAGCCGAGTTGGAAAGGCAGCGAGACGGTGTCGGTGAAGATCAGCGGCGCGGCGCCGGTGCCGCCCTCCCCGCCGTCGATCGTCACGAAGTCCACCCCGCGGCCGGTCTTGCGCATGAGATCGGTGAGCTCGTACCAGAACTCGAGATCCCCGACCGCCGATTTGATGCCCACCGGCAGCCCGGTCTCCGCGGCGAGCAGCTCCACCCAGTCGAGCAGGCTGTCGGTGTCGGAGAACTCGGCGTGCCGGGATGGGCTGACGCAGTCGCGCCCCTCGGGTACGCCGCGCGCCTCGGCGATCTCGGCGGACACCTTGGGAGCCGGTAGCAGTCCGCCGAGGGTCGGCTTGGCGCCCTGGCTGAGCTTGATTTCCAGGGCCCGCACCGGCGCGCCGGCCACCACGTCTTTGAGTTTGTCGAGATCGAAGCGACCCTCGGAATCTCGGCAGCCGAAGTAAGCCGTGCCGATCTGGAAGATCAGTTCGCCGCCGTGGCGGTGATAGCGCGAAATGCCGCCCTCGCCGGTGTTGTGCAGGCAGTCGGTCAGGACCGCTCCCCGATTGAGGGCCTCGACGGCGTTGGCCGACAACGATCCGAAGCTCATCGCGGAGATGTTGACCACCGAACTGGGCCGGAACGCGCCGGGCCGGCCCCGAGCCGCGCCGAGCACCTTGGCACACGGCACCTTCGTTTCACGAGTGGCGGCGTTCGGCGTCGACGGCGGTACGGTGTGCGCGAATGTGCGATGTTTGATCACCGGGTAGCCGGCCGTGTACTCGAGGTCGTTGTCGGTGCCGAAGCCGAAGTAGTTGTTCTCCGCCTTAGCCGAGGCGTACACCCACCGACGTTGGTCGCGGGTGAACGGGCGCTCCTCGTTGTTGGCGGCGACGATGTACTGCCGCAGCTCCGGACCGACGGACTCGATCAGGTATCGAGCGTGCCCGATGAGAGGAAAGTTGCGAAGAAGTGCGTGTTTGCGTTGAAAAAGGTCGCGCACGGCCACGGCGCCCAACGTCGAGGCGGCCGCGGCGGCGAGACCACGAACGGTCCGGCCCATGCCGTCAGTGTTTCCGCACAGCCTCGGCCCGAAACCGACCCGTCGCCGGAGTGGCACACGCGGCAGGCCGCCGGTTCGAAGATCCGCCCGCCGGGGCCGCCACGGTTCGATATCTTCGAACAGCCGCGCACCGACGGTCCGCCGACGGCACGGGTACGTTGGTTGTGATGGGTCACGCAGACGACCGAAAAGCCGGCGACGTCGCCTTGACCGGAGTCTCGGAGACCGCACTGCTGACGCTGAACGGACGGGCGTATCAGGCCCGCCATCCGAACGCGATCATCGGCGATCCGATGGCGATCCGTCTCGCCGACGCGATCGACTTCGACTTCGGCAAGTTCGGCCGCAAAGGCCAGGAGATGGCGCTGCGCTCACTGGCGTTCGACCGCGCCGCCATCCGCTACCTGTCGGAGCACCCACTGGCCACCGTTGTCGCCCTTGCGGAGGGTCTGCAAACCAGCTTCTGGCGCCTCCACGCAGCTTTACCGCATGCCGAATTTCGTTGGCTGAGCGTCGATTTGCAGCCGATCATCGATCTGCGCGAGCGGCTGCTGCCCCCGGCGCCCCGGATCGCCTCCCTTGCGCAGTCGGCGCTCGACTACTCCTGGATGGACAAGGTCGAGAACGGCAACGGTGTCTTCATCACCGCGGAGGGGCTGCTGATGTACCTGCAGCCGGCCGAGGCGATGGGCCTGATCTCCGCGTGTGCGAGCCGGTTTCCGTGTGGTCAGATGGTCTTCGACCTCCCACCGGTCCTGGTGAAGAAGCTGGCCCCGAAGGGCGTGCGATCCTCCCGCCGGTACCGCGTTCCGCCGATGCCGTTCAGCTTGTCGGCGGCGCAACTGGCGGATCTGGTCAACACCGTCCCCGGAGTCCGCGCCGTGCACGACTTACCGATGCCGCAGGGCCGCGGCTGGTTCTTCGAAAAAGCGTTCCCCGCGTTCTGGAAGTTCAAGCCGACGAGGAACTACCGCGGCGCCTACACCCTGCTCGAGTTCGGCTGAGCGCGCCGAGATCGACCGGAGGGTCGTCGATCGCGCGCGATCACGACCACTGTGCAGAACTCGGCGGCGCGAATCGGACCATGCCTTCGGAGAACAAACCACTGTGGCGGGATAGTTATGAAGGTTTGTCCCAGATGTCACATGGGTAACTTTGGTAACAGGGCGGTGCGCAGACACCGTCCCACCACACCGAAGAAAGAGACGAATGGGAATTCACGATGAACACCGTCCTGTACTTCAGCACCACCGGCGACGTTTACGAAACCCGGGCCTACACCACCGCCGATATCGACCAGCTCGTTGAGAATCACGGCCTGCAGTGCCTGACCAGCGCCGACCGGCAGTTCGACTTCTGGTTCAGCCCGTCGACGCAGCGGTGCCAACGGCGCCCTAACCGAAAAGCCACCGAACTGCTGCTGGCGACCACGACGTTCACGGCGAAGACCGTACCCCTGCTGCGCGGCTGCATCGTCGTCGCCACCCACGACGAGGACGGCGAGCTCGACGGGCTCAGCTGGCAGCAACTCGACCTTCTCGTTGGAAAGAGGCGCGCGCTGACGCGACGCGACGAGCGGGCGCTCAACAGGCGGATCCTCCGTGATGAGCGCGCCCAGCAGCGAAGCATCCCCCACCCCGCGACCCTTGTTTTCAGTTGCGCGCGCCCGCGCTCGGCAGTGCGCTGACCGGCGGCCGAGCGACCCCCTTTGATGCGGCGGCACGAGTACCGACAGCACAACGAGCCGATCGCCTCGGCCCCGTCCAGAGCGTGTCGCCACGTGGTTATGGTGCAGCCATGAGCGTCGTGACCTATGAGCTGGCCGATCACATCGCCACCATCACCCTCAACCGCCCCGAGGCGCGCAATGCGATCAACGGCGAGGTCCGGCGCGGTCTGAACGCGGCATGGGAGCGGTTCCGTGACGACGAGGACGCGTGGGTCGGAATCCTCACCGCGAAGGGAGACGTATTCTGCGCCGGCGGCGACCTCAAGGACGGCGAGGGGTCCGTCGGCACCTTCGGCGGCACGTTCTGGGAGAAGCCGACGATCAACTCTTTCGAGAGCGGGATGGAACTGTTCAAACCGACGATCGCGGCGGTCAACGGTCCCTGTATCGGCTACGGATTGACCGGTGTCCTGTTCTGTGACTTCGTGATCGCCTCGACCACAGCGACTTTCGCGTTTCCAGAGGTGTCGCTCGGAGTGCCCACGATCGTCGGTGCCATCCGGCTGCCCGAACGGGTGCGGTGGGCCGACGCGATGGAGCTTCTCTTGACCGGCAAGCCGATGACGGCCGAGCGGGCCAGGGAGATCGGCCTGGTGTGGCGGCTGGTCGAGCCCGACGATCTGCGGGCGGAGGCGCGCTCGTGGGCACGCACGCTCACCGAGGCGGCGCCGTTGGCGCAACGGGCCACCAAGGAGGTGGCGTGGCGCACGGCCAACATGGGGTGGATCGAGTCCGTCCGGTTCGGGGAGACCATGCGCAAGGTGGCCGCCGCCACCGAAGACGTGGGTGAGGGGATCAGGGCCTGGCAGGAGAAGCGCAAGCCGAGGTGGCTGGGCCGCTGACTCCGGATCTACACCGCGCCGCCTGGCCTGAGCGTCGAGGTCACCGCGACAGCGCGTCGATGGCCGCTTGCAGCTTACTTCCGACTTCCTCGGCGACCGGTTTGAGCCCGGGCTCGTCTGTGACGTCGACGAGCAACTGCGGGTTCATCGCCTCGACGAGCGTCGTTTCCGGGTCGTCGGGATCGCTGCGCACCACGACGTTGCACGGCAGCAGTAGACCGATCTGCGGTTGCACGCCGATGGCCCGATGTGCCAGCGGCGGATTGCACGCGCCGAGGATGAGGTAGTTCTCCATGTCCTCATCGAGCTTGTTCTTCAGCGTCGCCTTGACGTCGATCTCGGTCAGGACGCCGAACCCCTGTTCCGCCAGCGCCTCGCGGGTGCGGGCGACGGCGTCGTCGAACGACGTCTTCAAACTCGTGGACAGGGCGATGCTCATGATGACTCCTTTGTCGGTTGAGGGCGGTCAGGCCAGCGCGAGGAAGAGCTTCTCCAGTTCCGCTTCGGTCATAGGCCTCTCGTTCCCCTCTTGATCGCCCGTCATGCATTCCCGTAAACCGGTCGCGACGATCTTGAAGCCGGCGCGATCGAGCGCTCGCGACACCGCCGCGAGTTGGATGACAACGTCCTTGCATTCGCGGCCATCTTCGATCATCCCGATCACGCCGGCGAGCTGGCCTTGAGCGCGCCGGAGTCGGTTGAGTACCGCGGAGATGGATTCTTCGTCACCGACCATGATGGTTCCTTTCGTCAGTAGTTCCATGGTACCCGCGGGGGTATGCCTCATCCAGGTCAGCGCCGCAGGGGCGGCCACGATTCCCCCGCCCGCTTTCCTTCGACGCCCGACAGCATATACCCTTGGGGGTATGTCCCCGCACAAGCTGCGCACATCCCTGTGGCATCCGGTGCCCGTCGGGGTTATCACGCCGCTGTGTGAGACGTCGAGCCAGGAAAGGAGGTTTCACCCATGTGCTACCCAGTTCAGTGCCCGTCCTGCGGCAAGACGACGTGGGATGGCTGCGGCCAGCACGTCGACGAGGTCATGCGGTCGGTGCCGGCCGCACAGCAGTGCCGCTGTGAGCGGGTGAGCGAGCCGCCGCGGCGTCCCGCACGCGGGTTCTGGCGCCGATAGCCCGGGTACAGGGCTGACATGACGGTGGCGTTGAGCCTCGGCCTCGGTGCGCTGATCGGCGTGCTGCTGGGTCTGCTCGGCGGCGGCGGCTCGATCCTCGCCGTCCCGGCGCTGGTCTACGGGATGGGTTTCGGTGTCGAACAGGCCATTCCGATCTCGTTGGTCGTCGTCG contains:
- a CDS encoding MarR family winged helix-turn-helix transcriptional regulator is translated as MCYAYLVPPSRYEQLDELLTRLAVARQRPGWRDRILGGAGPLTSASTVRVLRAVEQCQQLSDGASIREVADFLAVEHSTASRSVAAVVAAGLVTKSSAADDQRRCTLVLTDAGRQALGTVADRRSELVAEMIADWPDTRVDTLVDLLDRLTERFERAAAR
- a CDS encoding MMPL/RND family transporter — translated: MSEAHTKSHRPLLGRMVRVFSVPILLFWVLVVIGLGTLVPSLGEVAATRSVPLSPTNAPSYKAMLNIGKVFEQYDSDSTAMVVLEGEDELGDAAHKFYDEIVAKLEADQHVQNVQDFWSDPLTAAGSQSVDGKSAYVQIFLNGSQGTTASHESVAAVRDIVASVPPPPGITAHVAGNTVLNADTSVAGHQSMRTMEIVSVAIIITMLLIIYRSVVTMLVSMVVIGLGLFAAMGVTAAFGNLDIIGLTPYAVSMVTMLSLAAVTDYVIFLWGRYQEERAKGLDREEAFYVSYSGTSHVILGSGLTIVGALLCLTMARLPYFQTMGLPCAIAILVVIAVALTLAPAVLTVASKFGLLDAKRELSTRNWRKVGTITVRWPIPIILVTSMVAAVGFVSLMTYVPQYNDQKFTPEEMPANRAMAVADRHFSQARMNPELLMLEADHDLRTPADMLVIERVAKEVFHMRGIDRVQTITRPLGSPIEHSNIPFLLGAQNAGTLQAAKFNNDNSAQMLEQADEMSKTVANMERMYTITKEMTETTHSMVGRTHEMADTTSDLRDSIADFDDFFRPLRNYFYWEPHCFNIPICWSLRSIFDSLDGIDTLAHQIQGLTVDLDRLDQLLPQMLPVLQNTIESMTKMRDFMLATYSTMSGTQAQQQELAKGATEIGLYFDQAKNDDFFYLPPDVFDNPDFQRGIDMFLSPDHKAVRMIITHQGDPASVEGIEHVRDLKEVVADAVKGTPLGNAKVSLAGTASLYSDMQDGVGVDLMLALTASLILIFSIMLVITRSVVAALVIVGTVAASLGIACGLSVLLWQDILGLGVQWIVLPLSMVILLAVGSDYNLLLVSRLKEEIHAGLKTGIIRGVGATGRVVTAAGLVFAFTMMAMLVSDLRVVGQLGMTIGIGLIIDTLMVRAFMTPSIAAALGRWFWWPLNTFEITRRGRSGPEPKRAEGPGDTAPIPQPAGS
- a CDS encoding class I SAM-dependent methyltransferase, with protein sequence MGHADDRKAGDVALTGVSETALLTLNGRAYQARHPNAIIGDPMAIRLADAIDFDFGKFGRKGQEMALRSLAFDRAAIRYLSEHPLATVVALAEGLQTSFWRLHAALPHAEFRWLSVDLQPIIDLRERLLPPAPRIASLAQSALDYSWMDKVENGNGVFITAEGLLMYLQPAEAMGLISACASRFPCGQMVFDLPPVLVKKLAPKGVRSSRRYRVPPMPFSLSAAQLADLVNTVPGVRAVHDLPMPQGRGWFFEKAFPAFWKFKPTRNYRGAYTLLEFG
- a CDS encoding SDR family oxidoreductase, whose protein sequence is MSRVSIITGGAGGMGQATAEIVGRDHTVVLCDVRKDRLDSAAATLADLGIMTTVVHCDVTGRPAVNRLFETAANLGTIASVIHAAGVSPSMGDAAYVMRTNALGTVNVDETFFETADEGAAIVNVASMAAHMLPDEMIPKSQFPQAMTDQDAFMADMLAACDVVPEEARSGIAYALSKSFVRWYSTSQAERFNGKGLRVVSVSPGSIDTEMGRLEEQAGAGAMVADAAVPRWGKPEEMAELLAFCASAKAGYLTGTDILNDGGVIASMTERARTAAAENT
- a CDS encoding MFS transporter, which codes for MTAEAVAPPRPRGALGLIFDSVFGALFWGKIFSVVAVWTHGIVAAIVMYDATKSALMVGMVGVVQFAPQLILSPTSGKWADIGDPARQILLGRVLCVAGSGLTAAWLFADPAQDGISAAMPVLLGTLLVGFGFVVGGPAMQSIVPNLIRDGELSTAMALNSFPMTIGRIVGPAAGAYIAAHTGPAAAFAVSAVLHLVFAFFLVAVRFPAKPARAVDTDYRVRVAIRYVWRDRPLFLALVAVATVGLASDSSITLTPSMADALGGDARLVGTLSAVFGVGAAVGMAVLALMRGRMPSHKVSAIGMAGLAAGCAVLTAAAAPAVAIAGFTLAGLGFGWAMTGLSTVVQERAPEQLRGRIMALWLVGFLGSRPIAAALLGGTADAFNVQAAFAVAAVLCVTAALWCRPARLVGPLPAPV
- a CDS encoding WS/DGAT/MGAT family O-acyltransferase, translated to MQPISPTDLIFLLGESREHPMHVGGLQLFAPPDGTGSEFLHEIYDVLLEETDIQPTFRKHPAFFGGLTNLVWSFDKEVDLDYHVRRSALPAPGRVRELLALTSRLHGTLLDRHRPLWETHLIEGLDDGRFAVYTKTHHALIDGVSAMKLMQRTLTTDPDDTELRAPWSLPPRRRTGSKAGPSLLQTVGQVAGSVAGIAPTTLSLARAALLEQELTLPFRAPKTMLNVRIGGARRVAAQSWALERIQKVKRAAGVTVNDVVLGMCAGALREYLAEENALPDTPLVAMVPVNLRNEKDAEGGGNLVGAILCNLATDVEDPVRRLEAIAASMRNNKNVYSELPRLQQLAVSALLVGGVALGLLPGFVATAPPPFNIVISNVPGAKEPMYWNGARLDGNYPFSIPLDGQALNITLANNAENLDFGLVGDRRSVPSLQRLLGHLETSLKELERAAGV
- a CDS encoding FMN-binding glutamate synthase family protein, with protein sequence MGRTVRGLAAAAASTLGAVAVRDLFQRKHALLRNFPLIGHARYLIESVGPELRQYIVAANNEERPFTRDQRRWVYASAKAENNYFGFGTDNDLEYTAGYPVIKHRTFAHTVPPSTPNAATRETKVPCAKVLGAARGRPGAFRPSSVVNISAMSFGSLSANAVEALNRGAVLTDCLHNTGEGGISRYHRHGGELIFQIGTAYFGCRDSEGRFDLDKLKDVVAGAPVRALEIKLSQGAKPTLGGLLPAPKVSAEIAEARGVPEGRDCVSPSRHAEFSDTDSLLDWVELLAAETGLPVGIKSAVGDLEFWYELTDLMRKTGRGVDFVTIDGGEGGTGAAPLIFTDTVSLPFQLGFARVYRIFAERGLSDDVVFIGAGKLGLPDNAVVGFALGCDMVYVAREAMLAIGCIQAQVCHNDKCPTGVATQNQWLARGLVPELKAERVANYIRTLRRDLVKVAEACGVEHPGLINADAVDILHTRTTSTALREVYGYEPDMGLPSEADRKEIVRLMTTNEPQGDSAPASTSAVG
- a CDS encoding MmpS family transport accessory protein; protein product: MYRVLKRFWIPLLLVVVVAVGAYVIVRIRELGVTSPPTAEGSGFTSNFNPKYITYEVIGSGGTVNVNYLDEHGQPNLIENAPLPWSFTIVTTLTSMSANIMAQGDRDVSDLGCRVTVDGEVRDERASTDAVKPFIYCLVKSV